CTGAGCAGAAGAAGACAGTAAAAAAAGCAAAGCCCAAGCAGGAGAAAGATCACATTTTTTTTCCAATTGTTTCAATGGGAAAAGGCTTCAGTGGAGAGCAGAGGAGTTAAAGAGGGAGGAATCTCAAGTTGCTATCTTTCCTCTTCTCACTCCCCACTGTGTGGCTTGGGTGTGGTCTTGTGCCGGCTTCAGAGCTTTGAGTGTGGAGAAGAGAAGGCAAGTAGGGGGAGGCTTTGGCTTTGAATGGGTTGGACTGGGCTGCCCTGCTCTTCTCTGAAACCAAGGCACTTTTGCTGCTTCTCAACTTGCTGAGAGCAGAGGGATTCTCTGATTGCCTTGTCTTTTCAACCCCTCCTTGCAACTGGGTTTCTTGTCCTTTGAAGCCTTCGGTGTCCAATTCCTGGCCTTTCCTGTTGTTTgcccccccaccccaccccaaCTTGTGCCATTAATTTTTGGCCTTCACAAACCAATCCCGCCTTTGACCTGTGATCTTTGAAGTTATTTACCAAGGTTTATGCCATTAATTCTGTTAATCACCATGCGATCTTGAATTAGTATTGCTAGTTTAATATCATAAAAAGCTACCTTTTTTGCTTACTTTTGCTCCTGTGATCAATAAAGCTGTTGGTGTCTGGAATCAATGACTTCTGATATGAGCTGGGGGCTATGTGACTTTTGAGGATTCTCTTCTGAGATTTGTGGTTCGGTGAACCGGCTTTTGAATGAGGTTCTATGCTCTTGACCTCTTTATCCATGTGTGCTGTTCTATCAGGTATCTTGGAATTATTCTTTACACATTAGCTGACCCTTGTtattcctttctctctttttcttaattTCAGAAGTTATTGATCTCCAAAGTCTGTATCCCCTGCTATTTAACAAGTCACTTGTTTCCATTGACTGCTTATCTTTCTTCCTGGCTCCATTTGGATGGTCTTGTTCCATGCCATTGATGTCAATCTTTGTCACTGATATGGCTGTCTGTTGTTGGATTGATACTGTTCCGGATCACTGACATCAAATTTGAAAAAAGTGATCAACTTTGAAGTTTTCTTCTCCTACATCAAAAGAAGAGATCCAATTCAGATAGCTGCCTTTAAGATTTTGCTGTCAAGGAAAGAGATAGAGATAGATGGAAATGGATTCAAATGATAAGTGTGGGATGGAGAAGAGGAGTGGGGATCATTTGAACCACCAGACTTCTGGTATCTCTGCTAGCTGGCAATTCGGAACACCGTCCATGGGTGCTGTTCCAGCCAACCCTCCCATTGCCATGTGTCAAGGTGCTCCTATCACTTCCTCCTCATGCCCTTCGGTCACTGTGGTGGACTCCTTTGGTCCTGGCCCCTGGAACCACCCTGCCAATCCACAGAACTCGGGTTTTAGTAATGTTCAGACCACCATGAGTGCTTCCACTAGCATACCAATTGGAAAACCAGTCTCAGTGTCTTCTAGAGAAATGTTCCTGCCACCCATCCCGGGAATTCTCCTCCCAAGCCTCTCTCTTTTTCCTGCTGATTCTGCTTTCATCGAGAGGGCTGCGAGGTTTTCCTGCTTCAATGGTGGTAATTTTAGTGACATAACGAATGCTTTCGGCCCTTCTGAATCTTTAACTCCACTCTCTAATGCTTCAAGAGATGTCACGGGAGATCAGGTCCAGAAGAGTGAATTACACTTGAATGAGGTTCCCAGGGACATCGTTGTGCCAATTGGTTGTGGATCCATTGGTGGAAGTCCATTGAACAACCGAAGAGACCAGGGGAGCTCCCTAGTTGGGGGCTTGAGCAACGAGTGTTGGGAGGCCAACTTTTCtgaagatgatcaagaaaagtcTCCTGAATTGACCAACACAGCTGGGAATTCTTCTTCCAGTGATCTTGCtgcaaagaagagaaaaagaaccgATCAGGTAGATCATGGCACTTTTTCTTCAGATAAAGTTTTGTTGTGACTatgtttcttttccttcttttctgcATTTAATTATAGCCAAGATTTCTGAGTAGATTTTGGATGGTAGGATATGGAATTGGACCAAGTACAGAGAGGCCCACAATTATCAACAGAAAACACAAAGGATACCACTGAAACTAAACAGAAAGTTGAGAAGAACAGCTCAAAGCCTACTGGAAAGCAGGTCAAAGATAGCACAGAAGGTCCAAAGGAAGATTATATTCATGTGAGAGCACGGCGTGGCCAGGCAACTAATAGCCATAGTCTTGCAGAAAGAGTAAGGTTCTAATAATACAGTTGCAAAAGTTTTCTTGTGTCTTGTTTTCCATGGTAGAAGCTTATTTGGTTTGGGTGGACCGATATTTGTTGCAGGTAAGAAGGGAAAAAATAAGTGAAAGGATGAAGTATCTTCAAGACCTTGTGCCTGGTTGCAGTAAAGTATGTTTAAAGAATATTTTGATGATGTTCATACTTAAAATTCAATTTTATATTCTTATTATGGCATGTTGAACTGTAGGTCACAGGAAAAGCAGTTATGCTGGATGAGATCATAAACTATGTTCAATCTTTACAACGGCAAGTTGAGGTATGTTTTCCTCTATAACCATAGTTCTAGTTTTGTTGTTGGACATGGAAGACTCTTTTTCTTTGACCCGAGTGAACATGAAGCCTTGCATCCATATCTTGTTCAATATCGTATATTACTAATCATTTAGAATGTGTTCGTTCACTCGTTAGGAGTTGTAGCTAATCATATATCTTTTCCCCCAGTTTCTGTCCATGAAACTTGCGACTGTGAATCCACGAACGGACTTCAACATGgaagggactctttcaaaagatGTATGTGATATGTCTCTTTTATTAATACTGTTTGATCTGCAATCATTTGATAGGATGTCTGTAGGATCAAAATTCGAAAAGACCTGGATACAAATGGTTTATTTATTAAGTTAAATTGATAAATCTGGTTTCCTTGATGCTTGTTGTCTTCAAATTTGTAGTGGTATGATTGGTTAATGCAGTCCGTTGCTTTGCATAACAGTTCTCTCAGACCTGCGGTGGTTCTTCATCTATGATTGGTTTCTCCCCAGACATGATTCTTCCTCAGTTGCATCCATCGCAACAGGGTTTGGATCAATTTGGGATCTCTGGCATGGGAAACCCTTCAGATGCAATTAGGAGAGCAATGAATGCTCAATTGACTGCCATGAATGGATTCAAAGAGCCTATGCCTCAGGTTTTCCTTCTTGACAAGACTTATTAGTCCACCTTATACATGAAGTAATGATTTGATGTCATATTTCATGCATCCTGAAATTAAATGATTTTGATTttgcttggaaaaaaaaattccatgTATTTGTGCATACAGAATGAAATCATTTTCCAGAATCTAAACATGTGGAAAAATGTTGGAGTCTGGAAAACaaaaggattttttttaaaaaaaaaaaaaaagagaacagtggaaattatgttaaaaatttttttgtcaaaGAACACAGATAATTTATGTTAAAAAGAGAAGCTTtcagaatataaatatttttatgctCTGTCGTCACTTCATTCACCAAAGAACCAATAAGTTGAACTGAAACTATTGTCAGCTTGAGCTGTTTACAATTAGTATATAATTGCATGGAGAATGAATTAACTTAGGTATTGAGTGGTCTTTCTTGCCCTCTGACTGAATCTTTCAACTAGGGTTTTGAATTAGATATCCACCTATGGCAGTTTTTTATGTTGATTCAACTGACACCAACTGCAGTATAATTTGTAAAGTAAATATTAAGCATGTCAAAAATTGCAACTATAAATTTACCTTTTATGTGAAGGAAAAGAAACTTGCTTCTTCAATTTCTCTTGATTGTCCACAACACATGACTCATACAAGGACAACAAATTTTCTCCTCCCATGCTCAAGTCCAGACTTGCTCTAATTCCAACTTCAAGCTCCTTATCTTGAACAACAATTGAAGGATCATATTTCCATTGTATACACTTGCATATACTGAAGTCAGAGAAATTTATGTTGTACTATTATGTGCCTCTGCTTTAAATATGTTGGCAGTGTTCTACCAGTACATGCTGTATGTTTAGCTAGAAAATTTGACTCATGTCCTATCAGAGTTTCTTTTTCTTAATATAATTCAACATTTGTCTTCCTTGTTAGGTTACATCTTAGTTTCTTTTATCTTAAAGAAGTTTCAGGTAGCAATTCCTTTGCTACTTTTTTTAAATCCTATTCTCTTTGTCCACCGTATCTAGCTTcaaaccataatattgatgagtaTAAAAATGTCTTTTTCTGTtcaaataattcaaataaaaacttaTACTTCAGATAAAATGGATGATATACTCATCATCTCTTCCTCGAACTAGTATATCATCCATTTTATCTACTAGTCTTAAATAGTCACAAATAATTGTAAATATACAACTAAATTAAAGACGATTTTTTCCTAGCCAGAGATTTCCTTCTCATACTTTCTTATTCAAGAGTGTAACTGCTGTTGTTTGATCTCCTTGTTGGGATTCTGCCTCACAACCAAGTGtacagagaagagagagagagtttaaaTTACTAATCTTTCTTGCCATTTTGACAGTTATCATGAAAATTTTCCAACTTACTTTAATCTCTGCTAGGGTCTAGATTTTCCTGAAGGAAAGGCTAATGTTATCTTTAGATTATAATAAAGTAAAACTGGCATGATCTATTTCAAACTTACAATGCCAAATTATGCCTTTAGTTTCATCCTTTAAAAACTCTCTTTTATCACTAGCATGATAACCTTATGCAAAATGATAAATTATGCAGGTCTAGACCACCTAATTTTATTTTATGTCTCTGCAGATACCAGATGTGTGGGATGATGAGCTTCACAATGTCATGCAATTGAATTATAATGCCAACCCCCCTTTTAACTCAAAAGAGTTGAACAGTAAACCTCGTGATGGCTTCCCCATATAAAACCACGACAATGGCCGAGTTCCTTAGCTAACATAAAGTCTCCTTGTCTGGCTTCATGAGTTTGCTGCCAACATGTCATTCAGAAGTTGAGCTTCGGTTATCACATTTGATGCTTTTCAAGCCTCATGCTCTTGCAAAATGGTAACTAAGAGGCAAAGAGGAATGCATATGCTCATCTAAtagctcaagtggaagatagCTTACAACGGAAGCATATGTTTTCAGAGCACTATCCAACATTTTGTTATTGTATAGCAAATTAAGAGCTGCTTGCCCTGCAGTTGGTTATATTAGTACTAGTTTCATTTCTTTTATTGGAAAGTGTTAAAGGACCCTTATATGATGAGACTGGTATCAAAAGCTTAGTGTGATGTAGCCAAAAAAAAATCCCAAATGGGTTTAGTGAAGTTCTCCTGTAAATCAGGTTCTTTTTTACATTTGAGTAATTTTCCTTTTTTGTTAATTTCAGCATGTCAGTAAATATGTTGTAAACAATGAGTCCCAATTTGTCTTTCCTATGTCCAAAGTCTCTGCAACTTCTATATatattgttcttgttcatatgtCAAATTTTGACTGAACTAAGGAACAAGAATATTAAATATTCCATGTTCTTTTGACAAAGCTATTTTTCCATCTCATTGGTATGGTGATCTTCAGGCATTCAACAGATCTGTTTGGTTGGCCAGCCAGCTTACTCATTAGATATCTTGCATGTGACTGCAATGGCATGAAGGTACAAGGATGAAAATGTTGTTGAGATATTATGGGTCCAAAAATTTGGGGATGGAAACACTCATCTTTATTGGTAGATACCAGAATTTTGAGGAACTTTATACCGGGAGCGACAGCCTATGCCATCACCTGCTTCCCTTTTGCATCATTCTTCCTTTCTCCAAAAACCAACTTTGATTGGTTTAAGAGAGAAGCAATATGAAGTGCTTGGTGAGCGTAGAGCAGAAGCAATTAGAAGCAACACTTCACCAACTGTAGTGCACCAGTAATTGCTCAGAGGTGCATCTTTATTGATCACCTTTATCCTTTTGTCTGAAGTCATTAGCTTGCAGACCGAATCCTTGCTGGTGAAAGGAAATTGATCATATGGCAATGGGGTCAGGCTGATGCTTAATTAGTGGTTCTTCGACCAATTGCTTCCAAAATGGAGGAATATCTCCCTGATGTCATGACAGGCTTTGGTGGACCAACTGAAATCCAACAAAGATCTAGTGGCGGTTGGCCTAAGACCACCTTTGAATACCAATGATCACATCAACATTAAGTCCTTAGCCTGAAGCTTGCAGCATGTGCCATGACTTGAGCTTTTTTAACTAATGAAGCTTTCAACAGTGCTGTGAAACTGAACCACTTGACACTATCCAGGCACCAGATTCCCACTAATTCACATAGGCCTTCCCCATTGGTCACCTCCAACTGAGGCAGTAGATGAGAAATAGAATAAAAACAACTATACCGTGTGCAGTTTAAGACAGACGATAAAGAGGTGGTTAGCTTCTTTATCACAAAATAAATGACTAAGGCTCCGTTTGGTATTGTTGTTAGCAGTAGAGTTTTAGGAGTTTTTATAAGTGaagttattaaaaataaaattttataaatttagttattaaataataaataatttttttgtaaaaattttattttcaaaaattttacttttcaaaaatactattttcaAAAGTTTCAAAAAATGCTACTGCCAACAGCAACCCCAATAGGATCCAAGTTCTGGAGGAAGAGTGGGTCGTATGTGAAAGCCTATTCAAGTTAGGCCATTGCATCCTAATTATATTCTCAATCATTCTCTAGTGGTTTTTACCAAACAACTccattctttctctttctcaaaCATTTGTGAAGAAGGTGATGGTGGGTCTATCCAACCACCAGTGTCCTGCTAAGCCAACATGGGGTTCCTGACAAGAGGGCATAGAAGGCTCCACAGCTGCATTATAAGTGCTACAGCAAGGACATGTCATGATCTATATCCAACTGTCAAGGATTAATCATGTGGACACTCATCATAAGTTTCTTGTTGGATGTGGGTGACTCTTAAATGATTGGTGTCCTCCAGAGCAGTACTATATATGATGTGAAATTAAGCTCCAGATAATATGACACTATGCTAGAAGTAACCTCCCACAACAATTGTTATATTTCATGAGGCTCCCTGCCAGATAAGGATTCATCAAACTCATGTTATAAATAATGAGTTCCAGTTGGAATGCACATTAACAAACAATTCCTCATACCCCACAATAGTTAAAAtcttcattcaaaaaattatcttgctAAATATTTCTTGACACCCTCCATTTGGTTTGTCTTCATGGATCTCGGCCCATGATCACGACTGGATTCGTAGAGAAAAATATGCCTTTTTCCT
The DNA window shown above is from Elaeis guineensis isolate ETL-2024a chromosome 8, EG11, whole genome shotgun sequence and carries:
- the LOC105050661 gene encoding transcription factor bHLH49 isoform X1; amino-acid sequence: MEMDSNDKCGMEKRSGDHLNHQTSGISASWQFGTPSMGAVPANPPIAMCQGAPITSSSCPSVTVVDSFGPGPWNHPANPQNSGFSNVQTTMSASTSIPIGKPVSVSSREMFLPPIPGILLPSLSLFPADSAFIERAARFSCFNGGNFSDITNAFGPSESLTPLSNASRDVTGDQVQKSELHLNEVPRDIVVPIGCGSIGGSPLNNRRDQGSSLVGGLSNECWEANFSEDDQEKSPELTNTAGNSSSSDLAAKKRKRTDQDMELDQVQRGPQLSTENTKDTTETKQKVEKNSSKPTGKQVKDSTEGPKEDYIHVRARRGQATNSHSLAERVRREKISERMKYLQDLVPGCSKVTGKAVMLDEIINYVQSLQRQVEFLSMKLATVNPRTDFNMEGTLSKDFSQTCGGSSSMIGFSPDMILPQLHPSQQGLDQFGISGMGNPSDAIRRAMNAQLTAMNGFKEPMPQIPDVWDDELHNVMQLNYNANPPFNSKELNSKPRDGFPI
- the LOC105050661 gene encoding transcription factor bHLH49 isoform X2, translating into MEMDSNDKCGMEKRSGDHLNHQTSGISASWQFGTPSMGAVPANPPIAMCQGAPITSSSCPSVTVVDSFGPGPWNHPANPQNSGFSNVQTTMSASTSIPIGKPVSVSSREMFLPPIPGILLPSLSLFPADSAFIERAARFSCFNGGNFSDITNAFGPSESLTPLSNASRDVTGDQVQKSELHLNEVPRDIVVPIGCGSIGGSPLNNRRDQGSSLVGGLSNECWEANFSEDDQEKSPELTNTAGNSSSSDLAAKKRKRTDQDMELDQVQRGPQLSTENTKDTTETKQKVEKNSSKPTGKQVKDSTEGPKEDYIHVRARRGQATNSHSLAERVRREKISERMKYLQDLVPGCSKVTGKAVMLDEIINYVQSLQRQVEFLSMKLATVNPRTDFNMEGTLSKDIPDVWDDELHNVMQLNYNANPPFNSKELNSKPRDGFPI